Below is a window of Oreochromis aureus strain Israel breed Guangdong linkage group 4, ZZ_aureus, whole genome shotgun sequence DNA.
TACAAGCAGCTGATCCAGAGCGGGCGATCTGCATGGGGGCGACCTCTGTCCATACTGCCGTTTTAGGGTTGTACACCTGTGCCAGATCTGTGCCGTCACCATCCTCTAGGACTGCACCACCTGCCATGACACGTCCCGAGTGAATAAATACACTACATACAATCAAAatgaacaagacaaaaaaaaaaaaaaaaacccctgcatgtgtaaaagcccgCGTTTCCTACCAGTAACGTAGAGCAGGCCATCCAGAGCCACCACTGCTGGACTTGTGACGGCCATCTTCACAGACTCTGTAAACTGCCAGGAGTTGGTGTGGGGGTTGTAGCACTCCACCGAGTCCAGACGTGAGCGTCCCTCCCACCCTCCCACTGCGTACACAAAGCCGTCAAGCATCACCAGGCCTGTGGGGAGAAGGCACAGCGGATAAATAAACATGGTTGCTATTAAAAACCGTCCTTCAGTTTACAGTTGGATCTCTCATGCCCCGATCTAATCTAATCATGTTTTCTGTCCTATTCATATACCACTACAACGACAGATGCTCATTAACGTAGGTCAACATTTGAGTTAATAAAGTCAGTATATGTAGAAGACATCACTATTAGCAATATTAAAGTACTTTTAATGCTCAGTTTTAGACTTATTTTCCACTTTTGGAGGCGCATAGATCATAAGGGCACAGCTATGACCACTTCAATCCTTCTGTttgggaggggcagccaatcagataaaAGCTGGGTTAGAGGGAGAGGAAAGGAGGTAAGACAGCTCATTAAGGGTCAGTTTAAGATAAAGATTTTGAACTGTGCATCATGTAAGTGCCAAACATGAGGCCCAAAGGACAGAATTGGCCCAGCAAAGGCTACAATGGGGCCCACTGGAaggctttgaaaaaaaaatgtgaatgagTGTGTCGATTTTGAACTTATAGCTGTGTTTtcataagttttacagcttttcctattGATAAAGACGTCTACTAttgccattcatactacacaaAGGCACTTATATCAAAGcactttcctcctcctcagcaccaaacagcaaaaaaacaattaaatggcAAAAAGGGACCCATTTTTCTACCATCTGCTATGGAAATGTCTggattctcttttttttttttaagtaggaTTATATCAAAAGACTCCTTTTGGAGCTACTAGAATCAAACAAAGTTAGGATAGTTGATAGAGTTCTcgagaagaaaaatagggtaACGTGGCTGAAAGACAGAAGCTGTAATTACCAAGACTTCCTCACCTAACTCCGAGCGAGCTACATTCATGGGTGCCATTTCCATCCAGGAGTCAAAGCAGGGGTCATAGCGCCACATCTCTCTGCTGGCTGAGCCGTCGGGAAACTCTCCACCTGCCAAATACAGGGTCGAATCTACGGGCGGGGacagggaagaaaggtgattggataagcagaagtaGACATTTTCAGCACTTAAGCTTATCTGTGCATTTCAGAGAGTGTCTTAACCCATCAGGTTGAGTTTTACTGACCCCCTCACCTGAGACCACCAGCCCGTGTTTGCTCACGGCGAAGGGCAGGCATGCCAGGTTCTTCCACTGGCTCGTCACAGGATCGAAGCTCTCGACGCTGCGCAGCACCACCTTGTCGTCCTCCCCGCCAACTGTGACTATCACTTCAGCGGTTCCTGTTTCCGTGGCAACAGGAGTAGAGGAAGAGAGGAGTGAGCCACATATgttaatgtaaaagaaaaacgcAGCCTGTATGGTACAACATAAGAGTGCGTGGAGCAGCGAGCCATTTAATGTTCAACTTCCACTATTCTCTTGATTTGCATCTGGATTAGGTTAAAACTGTTCGGTCCACAGTTTGATAACACAAACCGGGAAAACCAGCAAACATCTAAAAACCTGGAATCCAAAATTTTTCTTCTAATAGAAGAAAATAGACCCAAATAATCGTCTGTCCATTGAATAGCTGAGCATTCTTAACACCTTGCGGAGTATGAGGACGGGGAGACAGATGCACACTAACAAATCATCAGGATGACAGAAAATAGTGCCATGCTAAAAATTAGCTCTTTGATTCAGACAtgagtgttttttatttttaccagtggaCCTGCGAGGCCTCGCTCTTGGGCAGTAGAGCTCTCCACGCCGGTCCTTAAGCAGCAGATAGTCCTTGGCCTCAGAGATGAGCCTCTGGCAGACCTGGCTCTCCTTCACCACGTCCAGAGACTCAATCACATCATGGAGGTAATAGGGGCTGATGAGAGGCAGGCGGATGTGCTCCAGGACCTTTGAGGAACAAAAATGGAAAGGGATCTGATGGGTGGTACTCATGAGCAGCTGCTGTGGTCATGGATTTAAAGATGTATGATACCCcccccctttttatttttaaatataagccTGAAATTACCTGCTAAAAAGTCTCCTGTCCAGGTAAAATAAAGCACAGAGTACACGGATCTATAAGCCCACGTAAACATGAGTGAACCTGACCTTTTCAAAGCTCTGTTTACGAGAGGAACATTTATTCAACCACAACATGGCGGCTTCGAACACGGTCTCCTCTTTGGGCACGTTGAGCAGATCGCTGGCAAGGATTTCCGTCAGCTtgtccacacacagagataGAAACTCCTCCTGGAGAAAGACAGGAAGCATCAACAGTTTGATTATTTATGTGAGGGCACAGCTTTGCATTAACAGTAGGTGATACAAGATTACCTCCTTCATGACTCCCTACTCTGGGTTTCCATCACACCCTCACCTGCTGACAGACTGTGCTGAAGTGCTCAAGGATGTAGTCCATGCTGCGTTTCTCCAGCACCTTACAGGAATGCGCCTCAGCAAAGCAGTGAATCCCCACACAGTTCATCTCGTCCATCTGACGCTCCATGAAGCGACAGCAGGCCTCTCGGACCGCCATCACATCCAGCAGGTTGGCTGCTGCCAGCAGCGCCTGGACACAGATCACTTTCTAAGCACGCACGCGCTTCACGAATGACAGCATCGAAGAGGCGTGAGAAGATTTGTTACCTGCACGTTGGCTTTGGAAATGTAGACCTCTGATGTGTAGGCATAGCTCACCAGCATGCCAATCATCTGAGGTTCAACACCATTGATGGCAACACGCTCCTGCTTGGACTCTATGAGGTCAGCGGAAAACATCGCCTAAGGATAGAGAAGGATGGAGAAGGAAAACACATGATTCTAAAGGTGGAGTCCTTTTCAGTACGGACATACCTGTGAGGAAGAGTGCGTTTACCTGGAAGTAGGAGCTGAAAGATGCCAGGACTATGCGGTGGCAGGGGAACTCCTGTCCTCCGCAGCACAGAGTCACATCGCAGAAGGCGTTGTTGAGCCGCAAGCTGTTGAGGCCCTGCAGGACTGTGTTGGGGTGCCTGGTCTCCACAAACAGGTAGTCCTCGCTGCTCTGGGGAGCAGGGACAACGGCAGCAGTCGGGCTGGCTTCCTCCTGGACCTTAACGGTGGCGTTGATAGAAGAAGGCAGGAGCAAACCGGCGCTGACGGAGATTATTTCAGCCATGTCTGCCATTGCAAGCCAAGCCTGGGAGGCAAAATATCACAGTTAGCACTCTTGGACGCAAACTCAGACAATCAGAAAACGGGTTGAGACATAGCTGGCAACGCAAATCAGCCTCGCAAAGCACTAATTTGAAAGTGAAATGCGTGAAAGTGGCAGAAGGCTGCAAAGCAAGGCGGGGAGAGAGGACCCGAGATTGTCTCACTAATGAGGCTTAGCTGTGAGGCAGCGGCCAAAAGAAGCGGCTTTGTGCGGAGCCAGACTACTCAGACAGCTCAAGAACAGATATGCGATCCACACACAGGTGAGATTAATCACTAAGCAGCGGAGAGACCAAAACAACTCACCTGTTACACATAGTCGTGACTGCTGCGGAGGACTACTCGCTCTCCCACATACCAACCAAACCAGCTTCCGGCTGTCCTGAGCAACATTAAACGCCTCTCGCTGCAAGCCACGCCCACACACCCCCGGCAAACGTAAGAGGGTTCACCCCCATGTacttcctgctttgtttgttcatcAAAGAGTGACTCACAATTTTTTccttacttttttgttttgttttgttattgcaGAGCAAAATCTGGTCGTTtgccaaaaaatatgatttccGGTATTTTCTAAAAAGTGTATGCAAACTGTTGCAAATGACTTATTGGCCTACAATCTGTGAAACACGTCAAAAACATTTCTCATGAATAATATCACGTCATTTTCAGCCACAAACAGCATTCCTGTCCTTTGCCAAAAACAGTTTTTGGCAAAGTGACTTCTATATATCCTTATTTACGCAGCTAAAAAGTGTCACTGATGATAAAAAAAAGCCCTTTTTTTATACAGAGGTTCAGCCAAGAAGTCAGCAGAAATTGCAACAGACATAATATAACAGTTCTATAAAGATATTTTAATTGGCCAAAAAGGACTTCATTACAATGTAGGTACAATAATAGACAGTCATGAAGATATCTGCAAAACATgcaatttctttatttcatatGTATCTCCTTCAGGCGAGTTACTTTCTCAGGCTCTAGTCCCTCACATGCTCCTAAACCTTCAGATGATCCTACAGGTTGGGGATGCTTTTGAATTTCTTATTCTCGTTGTTATTTCCGCTGATGATGAGCTGTGATATGTCCAAGTTTATGTTTCCAGTTTTGACCTTCATTTGTGTTGTTAATCTAGTGATGAGTTTTGTGATTTGGGGTTTCGGTTTACTctcttcattttattattttagttttgagCAGTGattccctgtgtgtgtgtgtgtgtgtgtgtgtgtgtgtgtgtgtgtgtgtgtgtgtgtgtgtgtgtgtgtgtgtgtgtgtgtgtgtgtgtgtgtgtccctttTTTCACCTCCTCCTAAATATTTCAAGTACTTTAATCAGTGCTCTTTGTATATACACTCACTGGTCagcagtgacagactgctgcatcctagatgcatgaaggagcatTTCCATAGGtgcttcctccctgcagctgtcagactgtacaatcaaaacTGCTCTCAACAAAAACATAGATGTTCACACCAGCGCTGTAACTTGCACTAATCAGCTGAACAACTACTACTTTTATAACTTGCACATTACTTTTTCTCAGTTTATATATACTAACTTATTGGAAGTTGCATGTctactttttaatgcacagaTACAATACACAATCTTAacttttctaattattttaaatattcttaactatttaaacatctttcagtatCCTGCTCCATTTGCACACTACAACTGGTTTGCCACTTATCTGTACTTTAACTTTAATagctgtacagtactctgttttggtaactattgtccatgatgtaaatatgtaaaaaactgtgtgtgtttctgttctatgtcctgtgtcctgttctgtttgtatatgtggttttttttgctgctgttacaaccaaatttccccttgtgggacaattaaaggactattctattctattctattctattctattctattctattctattctattctattctattcaggTCACTTCATTGTGTTTACTAGTTCACCAGTTTTAGCCTGCCTGCTTGTGTTTGCTGTGAGTCATTTTGTGGCTCCTGTGCTTGTTTTCCTCTCTTTATTGTTGTGCTCATAGCTGCTGTTGTTCCTATCAGGGCAATTTTTAAATCCATTGGGAAATATTAAACTGGAGAGACTATCGTGCATGCGCGTTTTGTTTATTTAGCAGGTGTGTTATCTGAGGTCGACATGattacaataaaacatacagCTGCACAAGCAAATCATCTGTGTGCCATATCACCTCATATGTGGAGAAAGTCAGCCAGCAGGTCAATACCAACActttattattcattattctttatttttttttcacataattatccttttttttctcttgttttaaaACCAGATGTATAAGATATTGTTGATATTGTTGGCTGATGCTGCCATGGCACTTTTAACTTAATATAACAGGTATACACGGAACATATTGTCATAATATGATCAATAAAGTTCAATCTGTAGAAATGTTGGAATTTTTCACTAGTTTGCTGAATcatgtttgttttatacagAAATCGAACTGACAAAAGGCTTATTTTAAATTTGGAGGATAAATAACTGTTTTTGTATAAGATCACAAGGAGCTGTCCTTCATGATGCCTGCATTTTCCAGGGCATTTCTTCGCCGAGCAACAGCTTCCAAGATCTTCTTCCTGGGTCCGAGTTGGATGCGGATCCCTTTGAGGTCTTCATCAGAGCAAAGCATGAGCGCCTCCAAGTCAAGGTGCTCTCTGTTGAATGCGGGCGTAAAATCTGGCAAGGAGATAGAGGACAGGAACACATCCAAAGGAGAGGTgtcctcatcttcatcatcatccagTCCCAGATCTTCCTGTTCCCACGGCAGTGCGTTGTCACCCGTCATCAAGCCAGAGGTGTCTTCGTCTGCCTCAAACGGCTCGCTCTGAACGAGGTAACCAAGGCTTTCATTGGCACTGCTGGGGATGTCGTCAGAGTCTAACCCCATCTTCTTCCTGAACATCAGGCCTCCAAGGCCGGGCCGATTGAAGATGGATTGTTTCACTTGGCCTCCATCGTCGTCGTCATCTCCGAAGCTGTCCATTTCTTCTAACATGTTCTCGTCCTGCTCGTTGAAGACGTCCACAAACTCTGGGTTCTCAGATCCGCTCTCGGGTTTGAGGAAGATAACGTTCCCACTTCCTTCTGACCTCTGCAGCGTGCCTTTGTCCTTCTTCCCAAACTTCTTCAGGAGTGTGCCTTTAATAGAGCCAACTTTATCATCAGTGATGAGCTTGGAGAACTGTTCATTGACGCCCGAGATGGTGCCATTGTTTGACATTGGCGACGCCGTTCCTGCATCTGAAAAGGAGCCGGAGTTGCTTCCACGCTGCATTCTATCCATCTTGgtcttgtgttttttcttcaccTTCTCGCAGAGTTTCACGCGTTTCTCTGCCTCTTTTTCGGCCTCTTTCTTCAGATTGGCGACCTTTTTTGGATTTTGGTTGGTCTGCTTTGCAGCAGCAGCGTCGAGGAAGCGCACACACTCCATGTGGTCGCGTGAAGCGGCGACATCCATTGGCGTGTGGAATTCATTGTCCAGAGCAAAAAGGTTGGCGCCGAAGTTGACCAGGAAGCTGAGGATGTGCATGTGGCCGTTAGCTGCTGCATGGTGCAGGGGTGTGTTTCCCCAGATGTCACTCCTGTTGGGATCTCCTCTGTAcaacacgaacacacacacaagattttTTATCATTAGTGAtgatattttcattatttagCTATTCTGTATTCCTGATTTATACCAAACTCCATGCATAGTAGTTGTCATGAATTTAGGGAAAATAATAAACTGatgaaaatgacatttaaaaaatgtcagtccaggaaataaaattaaaacagagaATAGATCCACATCCAAATCTAGCATATGACGAATTAAAGATGGGTGAAGTTAATTGGTGAGCTATTAAGACTTAAAGTCCTTTTACTGCTGCCCCCCTGTCAAGTTTTGATTGCCGTGTGACTGTTACACCTTGTCATAAATCCCAGTTCATGCTGCGTAATGACCAAAGAGGAAATGGTTTAGATAATCCTGGCCACGTAGACAAGACACGCTTTGTgcccattaaaatataaataaaattaaataaatctaaTGTATTCTCTGAAACTCAAATGTCTGTAAGAGCACTGTGACAGATTTTGTATGGTCCTGGTTGTAGTGAAAGAGGGACGGAGGTACAAGGGGAGTagcggtggtggtggtggtggcgcGGCCTGGATGAAcagctcttttgtttttgtgagatGGATTGGGCTGGTTAAACTTTTGGCTCAGCTAATGGGAAATAAAGTCTTAGCTCATTAAAATGGAGTGAACAATAGCTGTCGAAAAAATTCAGATGAagtgccaaaaacaaacaaagtacGTATGAGAAAGCATAAAACACACTTTATTTCATGCTGGTCAACCTTTGCTCTGTGAGCACTGTTCCTGGTTCCACTGTAGATCTTAATCTTATTTGgttttataaaatataatctATTTAAATGTAAAGATTTATGTCTAACTGCATGTTTTCTTtataaattacagaaaaattaCACAGGCTGAAGAAAACACTTGACGAGAACTCATATGTTCAGGTcgttctgtgtttttgtctcaGTGTAGGATGTGAGATGAAGGACAGGCAATAGAAAGCTTACTTTCTGCTGCATATGAGCTGAAGAGCACTGATATGTCCATGAAAAGCAGCCAGTATGGTGGGAGTCATGCCATCCTCATCCGGGGTGTTCAGGTCCTTCACCGTGGCCTCCTTCAAGAGTTCCACGTATCCATCAGTCGCTGCTTTGTGGTACCTAGACATCTCTGGTAAGAAGGGAAAAGcttggagaaaaataaaaatctaggTTTCTCTGCGCCCCCCCTGGCTAACGTCAGATGAGCAGAAGCGACTGCAGACCCAAGCAAACAAAGCGATGACTGGGCGTCAACGCACCAGCAGCTCGGGGccataaaacaaaagcaaagttcGCTTCACTGCTGTGAGCCGCCCCATTTCCTCAACACTATAAAAAATCACTTTCTGCGATTTCACCCAGAAAACATGTTCACACACAGCAGGAGTTTCTGCTGTAATCACCATTTCTTCACAAGTTTGAAGACAAACGCAATCTTTATGAAAGAATAATATATTGTTGTAGACCAGAATGCCCAGTAAAATGACAATGGAACATTATCTGTTGTTTCTAggtttttttaggttttagcTCGTTAAAACTCTAAATGTTTCATCAACATTTGTAAGGTGATGTTTTTTATGATACATTTTTATTCTGTAATTTGTagaaaagtatttaaaagtgtaaaaagaaacatcaaCTCCCTCTGTTACCCTGAATCAACTTAAAACTTGGAACATTTAACTTTTTATCTTAAAGCATTTATACCTAAAAACTGTCTTAAGTATAATACATAAGTAAAGCTATTATTAACAAATTATTGCTCACTCTATTTATCCATCTAATCTAATTAGATATTTTTAATATCTATATTGTTAATATAGGTTATTAATTACAGCAAAAGTACATAACCACACTATACTTAAAGTATCAAAGGTAATGAGAATCAggaaaaataaagtatttttttaatattaattattgcAAACAGCTTGTGATTATTTAAATCATATGTTAATCTATTTTCTTGATAaattcatttattgttttgtttgtaaacTGTTTTAGCAAGATGAATATATTTAATCAAGGtacactttcattttttttatacatgcaattcaattgttttctttacttttttaaaaacggCTGATTAGTCACATGTTCTAATTTTGCTATTTGTTTAGGTTCAAAATAATATTGCAGGatagttttctttttacaagatattatattcatcaTGGGAGCTCATCCTTAGAGCTTAGCgttaaaaagagacatttctcCATGAAATGAATTGAAGAAACTAGTGATGTGAAGTAACAGTAGTGTATGTGTACAAGCCCAGATAAAGTCCAGCATTTCAGTATATGTATTTTACATAAGTGtactaaaaaaaaagcattactgTAAGTCTCTTAGATCGTGTGTGTTGTCATATCTAGATGATTACGATATCTAAGTCTGTCCCTTTGAGGTTGTGTCAGGAAAAATCTGGAAAATCACACATGCTGTGGTGACCTGCCGCAAATAAGGGCTGTAAAATCCCATATAGTTTTTGCACCACATCTCCTTCCAGTCCAGTAGATGGCTCATAAACTCTATGCTAAAGTTAATGGTTtaccaaaaacagaagaagaagaaacagaaccGGCAGAAGAgtcaacaaaagaagaagaagaaactgtccAATCAGCGGCATGTTGGGAGGAACTATCCCACCGACCAGGAGAGTGAACCCAATCTGacagttttcctctttcttctttGGTTTCTGTTTCTTGTCGCTTTTCAGCTTCTTGTAACATGAAGTTGTGAGTAATTATTGTTTAAAACGTTTCCACTGTTCGGAAAACCCGGACACCTTCCATTGGGTTCACGGCAGTTACTTCCCGGTGTTTAGCTTGTGTGGTTGGACCGGGGTGAGCCTGCAGAGATGTCCGACAACGGTGGCTCGGCTGTCGGCCTCCTATCCTATGAGACGCTGGTTCATGCTGTGGCAGGTGCAATGGTGAGTAGCtttgtttcttatttatttattttttatggggGTTGGCGTATTATCCTTCTAATAGCAGGATAGCATGGTGTTGAAGAAACCACTTTAAGCTGAACAATGGTGTTagatgttgttgtgttttcaggtgtcagtatggatgTTAATGTTGCAATGCATTGTCTTTTTAGGGGAGTGTGACAGCTATGACCGTCTTCTTTCCTCTGGACACGGCCAAAAGCAGACTCCAGGGTGAGCTCGGGGGCTTTATCATCTTGGACAGAGGTTACCTGATAAGCTGCAGAGTTGAAAGAGTTTAACGCCGGGGTCATTATAGAGCAACCATAACTGCAACCCAAAGAGTAGCGCACTGataaatgtagtttttattttacctcATAAACAATCCATTTCTGTTTATGTTGTTTCACgtgtctttttttattgcaaAGCTCTATATAAGGCATAAAAAGGTGTGTCATGCCTTTCTGCTTACACTCTTTTACATTCCACAAGCTGAGATAACACAGTTAAACTGATCTTTGTGTGTCAAATCATTGTCCAGAGACTCATTATGTGATTTCTggcatatttgtttgtttttcagtggatGAGAAGAGAAAGTCGAACTCAACTCCAGTCATTCTGGCTGAGATAGCAAAGGAAGAAGGCTTGTACGTATAGTTTGGGAATTTAAAATCACTGAGGCTTCTGGTTAGAAATTACACAAGTTAAGCCTTGTTTTGCTCTTATTTGACCACATTTATAATTTAACCAAATGTTATGAACCAAAAGAACAAGGTAATTACAGATATAAACagataatgaaaataattggAAGCTGCAGCTGTAATCTAATCCAGGGTTTAGGATGATGTTTTGGCCACATGACTGAAAACTCACTACTCAAATGCCTCTTCACCACCTCTCCCAGTCTGTCACTATACAGAGGCTGGTTCCCAGTTATCTCCAGCCTTTGCTGCTCCAATTTTGTCTACTTCTACACGTTTAACTCGCTGAAGAAGATGATGGCATCTGGTCCAGGCCAGTCCAGACCTGGGAAAGACTTGCTCATTGGAATTGTGTCAGGTAAGTACTGACCTGATGGAAATTGTCTGAAAGACTTAAATGGATCCAAGGTGTCCAATTAATAGAGAAGCCTGTAGGCAAACTTTTCAAAAGTGGAGGGAGTGACTGTGTGACAGATGTCTGGATTGAATGGATGAATCCTGGATTTGTGTGTGAAACGTTTGCATGTATGTATCCCACAGATTGTATGCAAAAGATGGTGATATTATCCTCTGGTTTGTGGATTCAAGAAACTTGAATATCTCTTGTTCATGTAGGAGTGGTGAATGTGATCCTGACCACTCCCATGTGGGTGGTCAACACTCGACTGAAGATGCAGGGGGTAAAGTTCAGAAACGAAGACCTCCACCAGACTCACTACAAAGGCATATTTGGTGCGTGCTTCATATCCGTTAAACAGGTCAAAACTTCTGACGTGCTTGTCTCGTGTCTGTATGATTTTCAAACCTCACTGCTTCTTTCAGATGCTTTCTCACAGATCATAGCCAACGAGGGGGTGGGAACTCTGTGGAACGGCACTTTGCCCTCTCTCGTCCTCGTCCTCAACCCTGCTGTGCAGTTCATGATTTATGAGGCCATGAAGAGGAAGGCAGGCAGAGGAGGGAGGAAGGTAAGAAGAGAGCAAGTGATGTATACAATATTGCATTATTGAAGCTAATCAGTCAGCATCCTGTCATTACATAGCTGAAGGGCTGTGATCAGCCAGGACCCTGTTTAGCGATCAGTCACCTGACCTGTGAAAATTCATCTTTTACCACAGATATCCTCGGCAAAGATTTTTCTCATTGGAGCCATTGCCAAGGCCATCGCTACCACTGCCACGTATCCTCTGCAGACAGTTCAGGCCATACTGAGGGTAAGTACTC
It encodes the following:
- the si:ch211-256e16.3 gene encoding kelch-like protein 20, with protein sequence MADMAEIISVSAGLLLPSSINATVKVQEEASPTAAVVPAPQSSEDYLFVETRHPNTVLQGLNSLRLNNAFCDVTLCCGGQEFPCHRIVLASFSSYFQAMFSADLIESKQERVAINGVEPQMIGMLVSYAYTSEVYISKANVQALLAAANLLDVMAVREACCRFMERQMDEMNCVGIHCFAEAHSCKVLEKRSMDYILEHFSTVCQQEEFLSLCVDKLTEILASDLLNVPKEETVFEAAMLWLNKCSSRKQSFEKVLEHIRLPLISPYYLHDVIESLDVVKESQVCQRLISEAKDYLLLKDRRGELYCPRARPRRSTGTAEVIVTVGGEDDKVVLRSVESFDPVTSQWKNLACLPFAVSKHGLVVSDSTLYLAGGEFPDGSASREMWRYDPCFDSWMEMAPMNVARSELGLVMLDGFVYAVGGWEGRSRLDSVECYNPHTNSWQFTESVKMAVTSPAVVALDGLLYVTGGAVLEDGDGTDLAQVYNPKTAVWTEVAPMQIARSGSAACTLKGKIYVIGGWHASTENTDKVECYNPKTNQWTMCAPMKERRYRPGAAVVDGKIYVLGGEEGWDRYHDTIERYCDETDTWEIVGEMPTSRSWLSCVSLRLRKDIQVSSSPGTPSEN
- the anks4b gene encoding ankyrin repeat and SAM domain-containing protein 4B, coding for MSRYHKAATDGYVELLKEATVKDLNTPDEDGMTPTILAAFHGHISALQLICSRKGDPNRSDIWGNTPLHHAAANGHMHILSFLVNFGANLFALDNEFHTPMDVAASRDHMECVRFLDAAAAKQTNQNPKKVANLKKEAEKEAEKRVKLCEKVKKKHKTKMDRMQRGSNSGSFSDAGTASPMSNNGTISGVNEQFSKLITDDKVGSIKGTLLKKFGKKDKGTLQRSEGSGNVIFLKPESGSENPEFVDVFNEQDENMLEEMDSFGDDDDDGGQVKQSIFNRPGLGGLMFRKKMGLDSDDIPSSANESLGYLVQSEPFEADEDTSGLMTGDNALPWEQEDLGLDDDEDEDTSPLDVFLSSISLPDFTPAFNREHLDLEALMLCSDEDLKGIRIQLGPRKKILEAVARRRNALENAGIMKDSSL
- the LOC116313049 gene encoding peroxisomal membrane protein PMP34 codes for the protein MSDNGGSAVGLLSYETLVHAVAGAMGSVTAMTVFFPLDTAKSRLQVDEKRKSNSTPVILAEIAKEEGFLSLYRGWFPVISSLCCSNFVYFYTFNSLKKMMASGPGQSRPGKDLLIGIVSGVVNVILTTPMWVVNTRLKMQGVKFRNEDLHQTHYKGIFDAFSQIIANEGVGTLWNGTLPSLVLVLNPAVQFMIYEAMKRKAGRGGRKISSAKIFLIGAIAKAIATTATYPLQTVQAILRFGQYKSDAKGGGVMGSLSNILFLLMDRIKKHGALGLYKGLEAKLLQTVLTAALMFVVYEKIAAVTFRIMGMNKKLKH